The following coding sequences are from one Lolium rigidum isolate FL_2022 chromosome 6, APGP_CSIRO_Lrig_0.1, whole genome shotgun sequence window:
- the LOC124666751 gene encoding EEF1A lysine methyltransferase 2-like: protein MAGIRWPPEDPEMFPTRMLGTGVWGPAGPAGPAGGPPGEMASDDDRSVAADSWSIKSDYGSTLDDEQRYADTAEVLLASSCPSSGSAAAAAPSACSSSSLSAHHSSDFSFDKDVPDVVPPMLGLQNYHDGAYAEDLANYHERSHADDWFGTEVMDVLVDWTKNLCSSKDLPGCSVLDIGSGSGRLLQQLAKQGFSDLTGIDYSEAAIELARNLAIRDGFEHINFLVDDVLESKLERRFELVMDEGTLDAIGLHPDGPVKRMMYWQSVASLVSPGGVLVITSCSRTKDELVQEVENFNQRKLGATVPEGALASDAVVFKYLDHVRAYPNADSIATVAFLHT from the exons ATGGCGGGGATACGGTGGCCGCCGGAGGACCCGGAGATGTTCCCGACGCGGATGCTCGGGACCGGGGTCTGGGGACCCGCCGGccccgcgggcccagccgggggcCCGCCCGGCGAGATGGCGTCCGACGACGACCGCTCGGTGGCCGCCGACTCGTGGTCCATCAAGAGCGACTACGGGAGCACCCTCGACGACGAGCAGCGCTACGCCGACACCGCCGAGGTCCTCCTCGCCTCCTCCTGCCCCTCCtcgggctccgccgccgccgccgcgccctccgcctgctcctcctcctccctcagcGCACACCACTCCTCCGACTTCAG CTTCGACAAGGACGTGCCGGATGTCGTGCCGCCGATGCTGGGCCTGCAGAATTACCACGACGGCGCGTACGCGGAAGACCTAGCTAATTACCATGAACGCAGCCACGCGGATGACTG GTTTGGCACCGAGGTCATGGATGTCCTTGTAGACTGGACCAAAAACTTGTGTTCCAGCAAAGATTTGCCCGGCTGCAGCGTGCTTGACATAGGGTCCGGAAGCGGGCGACTCTTGCAGCAACTCGCAAAACAAGG GTTTTCTGATCTAACTGGCATTGACTACAGTGAAGCCGCTATTGAGCTTGCTCGAAATCTTGCAATTCGTGATGGATTTGAGCACATTAATTTCTTG GTTGATGATGTTCTGGAGTCAAAGTTGGAGAGAAGGTTTGAACTTGTGATGGATGAAGGAACTCTGGATGCAATTGGGCTCCATCCGGATGGACCTGTAAAGAG AATGATGTATTGGCAGTCAGTGGCTAGCTTGGTTTCTCCTGGTGGTGTACTG GTCATCACATCGTGCAGCAGAACAAAGGATGAGTTAGTGCAGGAGGTGGAGAACTTCAACCAGAGAAAGCTGGGCGCTACGGTCCCTGAAGGAGCGTTGGCCAGTGATGCTGTGGTGTTCAAGTACCTCGACCATGTTCGAGCTTATCCAAACGCGGATAGCATCGCCACCGTTGctttcctgcatacatga